One Pseudobacteroides sp. genomic window, CATGTTTTATGAATTCCAGTTGGCGGGCAAACAGCCTGACTGGATCAGGAACAACTGGAGGGGAGATGCCGTAGTTAACGACGGTAAGGATGTTGGAGCAGATTTAAGCAAGGGTTGGTTTGACGCAGGAGATCATGTCAAATTCAATCTTCCCATGTCATACTCAGTAGCAATGTTGGCTTGGTCAATATATGAGTACAAGGATGCTTTCAAAAAAAGCGGTCAGCTTGAATACCTGTTGAGGGAAATGAAGTGGGCAACAGACTACTTCATTAACTGCCATCCCGAACCCAATGTTTATTACTTTGAAGTGGGACATGGCGGGGGTATGTATGACCATAAGTACTGGGGTGCTGCCGAAACCGTTGAGCAGGCAATGAAGGACCTTAAACTTGAAAGGATTACATATAAGGCAGACCTTACCAAAACAGCCACAACTGTTGTTGCATCCACTTCAGCTGCTATGGCTGCAGCATCAATTGTATTTAAGGAAAGCGATCCCGAATATGCTGCCGTACTTTTAAAGCACGCAAAAGAACTTTTGAATTTTGCAGATCAGACAAAGAGCACAGACCAGACAAAGTCAGAGTCTGCGTATGCTCCTGTTGCAAATGACTTTTACAAGTCATGGAGCGGCTGCTATGACCAGCTTTCATGGGCAGCTGCCTGGTTATACCTTGCTACAGGCGATCAAAGCTACATAGAAAAAGCCGAATCATACGTACCGAACTGGGAAAAAACTCAGGATGGGACAATTGCATATAAATGGGGTCATAACTGGGATAACGTGCTTTTCGGTGCACAAATCCTCCTGGCCAGAATAACCAAAAAACCCATCTACAAAGAATCCACAGAAAGAAACCTTGACTGGTGGACTGTAGGCTACAAGGGTGAGAGGGTAAGGTATACTCCGAAGGGACTTGCATGGCTTGATACATGGGGGTGTCTCAGATATGCAACCACAACCGCATTCCTAGCAGAGGTATATTCCGATTGGACCGAATGCCCATCAGAAAAAGCAACTATATATAGAGACTTTGCAAAGACACAGGTGGATTACTGCCTTGGAAGTACCGGCAGAAGCTATGTGATAGGTTTTGGAACAGGTTATCCTGAGCACCCTCATCATAGAACAGCACACGGCTCGTGGTCTGATGACAAAACAGTTCCTGGGTATTCAAGGCACACCATAGTTGGTGCTCTTATTGGAGGACCGGACTTGACCGACAAGTTTACAGACGACCCTGGTAAATTTGAATTTACCGAAGTTGCATGCGATTACAACGCAGGATTTGTAGGCGTTCTGGCTAAGCTGTATCAGAGATACGGCGGCAATCCCATCCCAAATTTAACTGCAATTGAAGAAGTAAAAGAAGACGAGTATTTTGTTGAAGCCTCTGCAAGCTCAGGCTCCAATTTTGTGGCTGTTAAGTCGGTGCTTAGAAACCGCAGTGCATGGCCCGCAAAGGTTTTATACGATGCTTCCTTCAGATATTTTGTTGATATAAGTGAACTTGTGGACAAGGGAGTAAAACCAGAAGACATCAAAGTCACATTAGGCTATAATGAAAATGCTCAGATCTCACCAACTTTGTTACCATGGGATAAAGCTAAAAACATTTATTATGCAAATATATCATTTGTACCCGGCAATGCTATCTATCCTGGAGGGCAGTCTGCACACAGGAGAGAGGTTCAGTTTAGGATTGAAGCCCCAAACGGCACCTCAGGATGGGATAATACCAACGATTTTTCCTTTAGCGGAATTACATCTTCAGGTACAACACTTGCTAAAGCTCCGAATATTCCTGTTTATAATGAAGGAAAGCTTTTGGCAGGTAAAGAACCCTCCGGTAATTCTTCTGCAACACCGACACCTATAGTATCCATACCACCTTCAGGAGCTAAGGTTTCAGGGTATATAGACGCAGATTTCACTTATATGGCTTCATCAGCATCTAAAGTAAAATCAGGCTTCAAGGTTGAAATACTAAACACAGGCCTATCTGCTTTGACAGATGAAAACGGATATTTTGAAATAAAAAATGCACCTGTAACACCGCTGGGAGATGTGACCAAAGCTTATACCCTAACTATAAGCAAGAAAAATTTTCTAACTCGTCAAATAGATAAGGTACAAATATACTCAAACGGAATTTCACTGTCATCCCAAAGTTCTCCAATTAAGCTCTGGGCAGGGGATATGGAAAGAAACGGAGCTCAGGACGGGGCAATAAACATGTCGGATATTATCGAAATTGCTAAGGTTTTCAACTCAATACCAGGAGACGGCAAATACGATGAAAACAGTGATTTTACAAAGGACGGCTCAATAAATATGGCAGATGTAATTGCAGTTGCGAAGCACTTTAACGCCACCGCCTCAAGCTATCCTGAGCTGCTTTAATGCTTAAACACTCATGCTGCTAACACGGCATTATCAAATGAGCGAAACACATTTCACACGAATTCTGAATTCACCATAATATGTATTATGGTGAATTTCTTTATAAGTGAGTGATCTAATATGGCATTAAAAGTAGTATTTGATTATATACCTCTAGGCCATCCCAACAGGCCTGGAACCAAGCTCTATTCCCAGGACGCAAGAATATGGCATGGCACCGCAAACACTTCACCCACTGCCACAGACGAAATGCATAGAAAATATGCCGGCAGGCCATACATCAAGAAGTGGAATGAGGAAACCAAGTCA contains:
- a CDS encoding glycoside hydrolase family 9 protein, whose product is MRERKKWGAKKLLSLLLSLVLAAGGIIPFGSSAPSVSAAESYNYGEALQKAIMFYEFQLAGKQPDWIRNNWRGDAVVNDGKDVGADLSKGWFDAGDHVKFNLPMSYSVAMLAWSIYEYKDAFKKSGQLEYLLREMKWATDYFINCHPEPNVYYFEVGHGGGMYDHKYWGAAETVEQAMKDLKLERITYKADLTKTATTVVASTSAAMAAASIVFKESDPEYAAVLLKHAKELLNFADQTKSTDQTKSESAYAPVANDFYKSWSGCYDQLSWAAAWLYLATGDQSYIEKAESYVPNWEKTQDGTIAYKWGHNWDNVLFGAQILLARITKKPIYKESTERNLDWWTVGYKGERVRYTPKGLAWLDTWGCLRYATTTAFLAEVYSDWTECPSEKATIYRDFAKTQVDYCLGSTGRSYVIGFGTGYPEHPHHRTAHGSWSDDKTVPGYSRHTIVGALIGGPDLTDKFTDDPGKFEFTEVACDYNAGFVGVLAKLYQRYGGNPIPNLTAIEEVKEDEYFVEASASSGSNFVAVKSVLRNRSAWPAKVLYDASFRYFVDISELVDKGVKPEDIKVTLGYNENAQISPTLLPWDKAKNIYYANISFVPGNAIYPGGQSAHRREVQFRIEAPNGTSGWDNTNDFSFSGITSSGTTLAKAPNIPVYNEGKLLAGKEPSGNSSATPTPIVSIPPSGAKVSGYIDADFTYMASSASKVKSGFKVEILNTGLSALTDENGYFEIKNAPVTPLGDVTKAYTLTISKKNFLTRQIDKVQIYSNGISLSSQSSPIKLWAGDMERNGAQDGAINMSDIIEIAKVFNSIPGDGKYDENSDFTKDGSINMADVIAVAKHFNATASSYPELL